The proteins below come from a single Gordonia sp. X0973 genomic window:
- the fucP gene encoding L-fucose:H+ symporter permease — protein MTQITDAPPLGSGAPAKQPLVGKNQWVLFIALILCFTAWGIAADLTTPMVAGFKQIFSMSTFQASLVQFAYFGAYFLLALPAAFLNERFGYKVGLLTGLVLAALGAFAFYPAAHIMTFGAFLIALFMIAAGCSILETSANPYVLSLGPEATATRRLNFAQAFNPVGTNIGVLMAAVFIMPKLSEPVNRANLSDAEARTVRAGQLGAVMGPYLGLGFLLIAIAVSIAINRAPKIVEEFPEGDLAGKSVPKILLGNRRYVFGVVAQFFNVAGQTCTWTFIIQYVQQSLDGSLKMGAYLLQISLIIFLVGRFVMTWVIGKVRATKVMAVLAAAAVGLALFAVVSPNAAGVAAVVAISFCLSLMFPTIYGVALEGLGPATKYGAAGLVMAIVGGAIMPMIQGRILDNTSAAISFIVPAFCFFVVAMYAVYDLRSPRRTSPGPVTKEAVA, from the coding sequence GTGACGCAGATTACAGATGCACCACCACTCGGCTCCGGCGCACCGGCGAAGCAACCCCTCGTCGGCAAGAACCAATGGGTCCTGTTCATCGCCCTGATCCTGTGTTTCACCGCGTGGGGGATCGCGGCCGACCTGACCACCCCGATGGTCGCCGGTTTCAAACAGATCTTCTCGATGAGCACCTTCCAGGCGTCGCTGGTGCAGTTCGCGTACTTCGGCGCGTACTTCCTGCTGGCGTTGCCCGCGGCCTTCCTCAACGAGCGGTTCGGATACAAGGTCGGGTTGCTCACCGGACTGGTGTTGGCGGCACTCGGCGCGTTCGCCTTCTACCCGGCCGCCCACATCATGACGTTCGGCGCCTTCCTCATCGCGCTTTTCATGATCGCCGCGGGCTGCTCGATCTTGGAGACGTCGGCCAACCCCTACGTCCTCTCCCTGGGCCCGGAGGCGACCGCGACGAGGCGCCTGAACTTCGCCCAGGCGTTCAACCCCGTCGGCACGAATATCGGCGTGCTGATGGCGGCGGTGTTCATCATGCCCAAGCTGAGCGAGCCGGTGAACCGCGCGAATCTGTCCGATGCGGAGGCCCGAACGGTCCGCGCCGGACAACTCGGCGCGGTGATGGGTCCCTACTTGGGCCTCGGCTTCCTGCTGATCGCGATCGCGGTGAGCATCGCGATCAATCGGGCCCCGAAGATCGTCGAAGAGTTCCCCGAAGGCGACCTCGCCGGCAAGAGCGTGCCCAAGATCCTGCTGGGCAATCGCCGCTACGTGTTCGGTGTCGTCGCACAGTTCTTCAACGTCGCGGGTCAGACCTGCACGTGGACCTTCATCATCCAGTACGTCCAACAGTCGCTGGACGGGTCGCTGAAGATGGGTGCCTACCTCCTGCAGATCAGCCTGATCATCTTCCTCGTCGGCCGCTTCGTGATGACCTGGGTGATCGGCAAGGTCCGCGCCACGAAGGTGATGGCCGTACTCGCGGCCGCCGCTGTCGGCCTGGCCTTGTTCGCCGTCGTATCGCCGAACGCCGCAGGCGTCGCCGCGGTCGTCGCCATCTCCTTCTGCCTCTCCCTGATGTTCCCGACGATCTACGGAGTCGCACTCGAAGGCCTCGGCCCTGCCACCAAGTACGGCGCGGCCGGTCTGGTCATGGCGATAGTCGGCGGCGCGATCATGCCGATGATCCAGGGCCGCATCCTCGACAACACCAGCGCGGCGATCTCGTTCATCGTCCCGGCGTTCTGCTTCTTCGTCGTGGCGATGTACGCGGTTTACGACCTACGTTCCCCCCGCCGGACAAGTCCCGGCCCCGTCACAAAGGAGGCGGTGGCGTGA
- a CDS encoding SDR family oxidoreductase, translating into MDYRNKTALITGASGGIGEQFARTLAAQGADLILVARSEDKLTAIADELHHAHGVRAEVIAADLSVPGVSDSLVAQVDSRNLTVDILINNAGFGTHGDLADADPARIRDEVTLNVATLTDLTTVFYQRMVRAKSGAIINVASTAAFQPIPHMAVYGATKAYVLSLSEALWWEGKQHDVRVLALCPGATDTGFFDVAGDDAAVGNRRSPQQVVDTALAALRKGKPSVVDGLQNYVSANASRVAPRAMVAAIAERAVRPRR; encoded by the coding sequence ATGGACTACCGCAACAAGACGGCACTGATCACCGGGGCCAGCGGCGGCATCGGCGAACAATTCGCCCGCACGCTCGCCGCCCAAGGCGCCGACCTCATCCTCGTCGCGCGCAGCGAGGACAAGCTCACCGCGATCGCGGATGAGCTCCACCACGCGCACGGGGTGCGCGCCGAGGTGATCGCGGCGGATCTGTCGGTACCGGGGGTGTCGGATTCCCTTGTCGCCCAGGTGGATTCGCGCAACCTCACCGTCGACATCCTGATCAACAACGCCGGATTCGGCACTCACGGCGACCTCGCCGACGCCGACCCCGCACGCATCCGCGACGAGGTCACCCTCAACGTCGCCACGCTCACCGACCTGACGACCGTCTTCTACCAGCGGATGGTCCGGGCGAAATCCGGAGCCATCATCAACGTCGCGAGCACGGCCGCCTTCCAGCCGATCCCGCACATGGCCGTCTACGGCGCGACCAAGGCATACGTCCTCTCGCTGAGCGAGGCACTGTGGTGGGAGGGCAAGCAGCACGACGTGCGCGTCCTGGCACTCTGCCCCGGCGCCACCGACACCGGATTCTTCGACGTGGCCGGCGACGATGCCGCCGTCGGCAATCGTCGCTCACCCCAGCAGGTCGTCGACACGGCACTCGCCGCACTAAGAAAGGGCAAGCCGAGCGTCGTCGACGGTCTGCAGAACTACGTGAGCGCCAACGCTTCTCGCGTCGCACCGCGCGCGATGGTCGCCGCGATCGCCGAACGGGCGGTGCGCCCACGGCGCTGA
- a CDS encoding alpha/beta hydrolase has translation MTITIADVDRWDPGAVLEVFHAATSRGNAAQNASDGLNGLPAFTTWDGKAAEASQAAIGKVRADLDAHGQESFAVAKAAQNAADEIAAVKKTLADLRANAQAMKCVIDESGDVRPLVTTGPEADTYAIDAGLLRLAVKGMLERADAVDADLAAVIDMASGKKPIPPGLHDSRPEIRDALSKPLPTDPRQFHDLWVKLTAEEKDYLYSKDHTIGNRDGMPFVDRDHYNRAHLTELQSQAQKRLDDMAKEHPSWVGKESFVDTHPHNRGNHKERWDFEHWKDRYNAEKSKLDGLNQVLSTVNKNDGNHRYLGMVDDKGHAAVSIGNPDTARDNVTFVPGTGVDETRMDNYDNKMLRIQQSALSADRSLHPGDVAVTTWMGYDRPMSLADAAHRSYATDSAAALDSFQDGVRISHEGPRSFNSIIGHSYGSTMVGAAASGDHHLDVDRVVAIGSPGMLVHHAADLHIDAPDQVYASRADNDIIEYAEGTTLGPGPTGSADFGAHRFDSAPGPNTGWSWMGLPSVDAHSSYFDPGSAGLLNMGQLVTNHQPDHHK, from the coding sequence GTGACAATCACGATCGCCGACGTTGATCGCTGGGATCCGGGAGCGGTGCTGGAGGTCTTTCATGCCGCCACCAGCAGGGGCAACGCGGCACAGAACGCCAGCGACGGTCTCAACGGACTGCCCGCTTTCACGACGTGGGACGGCAAGGCCGCGGAAGCCTCGCAGGCAGCGATCGGCAAAGTCCGCGCCGACCTCGACGCTCACGGTCAGGAGTCGTTCGCGGTAGCCAAAGCGGCGCAGAACGCCGCCGACGAGATCGCCGCGGTCAAGAAGACACTCGCCGATTTGCGGGCCAACGCCCAGGCGATGAAATGTGTCATCGACGAGTCCGGCGACGTACGCCCACTCGTCACCACCGGGCCCGAGGCCGACACGTACGCCATCGACGCCGGGCTGCTGCGCCTGGCCGTCAAGGGCATGTTGGAACGGGCCGATGCCGTCGACGCGGATTTGGCAGCGGTGATCGACATGGCCAGCGGCAAGAAGCCGATCCCACCGGGCCTGCACGACTCGCGCCCGGAGATACGAGATGCCCTGTCCAAGCCCTTGCCGACCGATCCGCGACAGTTCCACGACCTCTGGGTGAAGCTGACGGCGGAAGAGAAGGACTACCTCTATTCGAAAGACCACACGATCGGCAACCGCGACGGAATGCCGTTCGTCGACCGTGATCACTACAACCGAGCACACCTCACCGAATTGCAGTCACAGGCTCAGAAACGGCTCGACGACATGGCCAAGGAGCACCCTAGTTGGGTGGGCAAGGAGTCCTTCGTCGACACTCATCCGCACAATCGCGGCAATCACAAGGAGCGATGGGATTTCGAGCACTGGAAGGATCGCTACAACGCCGAGAAGTCGAAGCTCGACGGACTCAACCAGGTGCTTTCGACGGTCAACAAGAACGACGGCAATCACCGATACCTGGGCATGGTCGACGACAAGGGGCATGCCGCCGTGTCGATCGGGAACCCGGACACGGCCCGCGACAACGTGACGTTCGTGCCCGGCACCGGCGTCGACGAGACACGGATGGACAACTACGACAACAAGATGCTGCGCATCCAGCAATCCGCCCTGAGCGCCGATCGATCGTTGCACCCCGGCGACGTTGCCGTCACCACCTGGATGGGATACGACCGGCCGATGAGCCTCGCCGACGCCGCGCACCGTTCCTATGCCACCGACAGCGCCGCGGCACTCGACAGCTTCCAAGACGGTGTGCGGATCTCGCACGAGGGGCCGCGCTCGTTCAACTCGATCATCGGTCACAGTTACGGCTCGACGATGGTCGGGGCGGCGGCCTCGGGCGACCACCATCTCGACGTCGATCGCGTCGTGGCGATCGGCAGTCCCGGGATGTTGGTGCACCACGCCGCCGATCTCCACATCGACGCCCCCGATCAGGTATATGCGTCGCGGGCCGACAATGACATCATCGAATACGCGGAGGGCACGACGCTCGGCCCCGGGCCCACCGGCAGCGCTGATTTCGGCGCGCACCGCTTCGATTCCGCACCGGGTCCGAACACCGGCTGGAGTTGGATGGGGTTGCCGTCCGTCGACGCGCACTCCAGCTACTTCGATCCGGGCAGCGCCGGCCTGCTGAACATGGGACAACTCGTGACCAACCATCAACCCGACCACCACAAATGA
- a CDS encoding WXG100 family type VII secretion target yields the protein MKVDPIDLYLSGSRTNQHAADLLAAHTSANSRAAEAHTGWVGASGAALTGLVESWHEFTTGIHSTMTQHGDHFTSSGHHYAATDTATARTIAEAGADTTSLNLG from the coding sequence GTGAAAGTCGACCCCATAGACCTCTATCTTTCGGGATCCCGGACGAATCAACACGCCGCAGACCTCCTGGCGGCCCACACCTCGGCGAACTCGCGCGCGGCAGAGGCGCATACCGGCTGGGTCGGGGCCTCGGGTGCGGCTCTCACCGGCCTCGTCGAGTCGTGGCACGAATTCACCACCGGCATACATTCGACGATGACCCAACACGGAGACCACTTCACCTCCAGCGGCCACCACTATGCCGCTACCGACACCGCGACGGCGCGGACAATCGCCGAGGCCGGCGCCGACACGACGTCGCTGAACCTGGGCTAA
- a CDS encoding malate dehydrogenase, protein MEAQSLHHPVTLTLSGAAGQIGYALLFRVVAGEMFGPDTPVRLRMLEAPQAVRSAAGVAMELQDAASPLVAGIEVTADPRVAFEGANHAILVGARPRTAGMERSDLLEGNGAIFGPQGRAINDVGADDVRVLVIGNPANTNAMIAAAHAPDVPRDRFTALTRLDHNRAVAQLAARTSVNVREIKRITIWGNHSRTQYPDIRHATVAGRPALEMVGQEWADGVFIDTVAQRGGAIIEARGGSSVASTATAIIDHVRDRRFGLADPDDWTSTALVSTGAYGVPEGLVHSYPVRPVDGQWEIVEGLEIDDFSRARIDASVAELLEEKAAVESLGLI, encoded by the coding sequence ATGGAAGCCCAGTCGCTGCATCATCCCGTCACGTTGACGCTGTCCGGGGCGGCCGGGCAGATCGGCTATGCGCTGCTGTTCCGCGTCGTGGCGGGGGAGATGTTCGGACCGGACACCCCGGTGCGGCTGCGGATGCTCGAAGCCCCGCAGGCGGTGCGGTCCGCGGCCGGCGTCGCGATGGAGTTGCAGGACGCCGCGTCGCCGCTGGTCGCCGGTATCGAGGTGACCGCGGACCCGCGCGTCGCGTTCGAGGGCGCCAACCACGCCATCCTCGTCGGCGCCCGTCCGCGCACCGCGGGCATGGAGCGCTCCGATCTGCTGGAGGGCAACGGAGCGATCTTCGGCCCGCAAGGCCGCGCCATCAACGACGTCGGTGCCGACGACGTGCGTGTGCTCGTCATCGGCAACCCGGCCAACACCAACGCGATGATCGCCGCCGCCCACGCCCCCGACGTCCCGCGCGACCGGTTCACCGCGCTCACCCGCCTCGACCACAACCGGGCCGTCGCCCAGCTCGCCGCCCGCACCAGCGTCAACGTCCGTGAGATCAAGCGGATCACCATCTGGGGCAACCACTCCCGCACGCAGTATCCCGACATCCGGCATGCGACGGTCGCCGGCCGTCCCGCCCTGGAGATGGTCGGCCAGGAGTGGGCCGACGGGGTGTTCATCGACACCGTCGCCCAGCGCGGCGGGGCGATCATCGAGGCGCGCGGCGGATCATCGGTCGCCTCCACGGCGACCGCCATCATCGACCACGTCCGCGACCGCCGCTTCGGTCTCGCCGACCCGGACGACTGGACGTCGACGGCGCTGGTCTCGACCGGTGCGTACGGCGTGCCGGAGGGACTGGTCCATTCGTACCCAGTGCGGCCGGTAGACGGGCAGTGGGAGATCGTCGAGGGCTTGGAGATCGACGACTTCTCCCGCGCCCGCATCGACGCCTCGGTGGCCGAGCTGCTGGAGGAGAAGGCCGCCGTCGAATCGCTCGGGCTGATCTGA
- the dcd gene encoding dCTP deaminase, with protein sequence MLLSDRDIRAQLESGRLGIDPFEPGLVQPSSVDVRLDGLFRVFNNTRYTHIDPAQRQDELTTLVEPAKDEPFVLHPGEFVLGSTLEVCTLPDDLAGRLEGKSSLGRLGLLTHSTAGFIDPGFSGHITLELSNVANLPITLWPGMKIGQLCLIKLSSPAEHPYGSSSVGSKYQGQRGPTPSKAYLNFAK encoded by the coding sequence GTGCTGCTCTCCGACCGCGACATCCGCGCCCAACTCGAGTCCGGGCGCCTGGGAATCGACCCCTTCGAGCCGGGCCTGGTCCAACCGTCGAGCGTCGACGTTCGACTCGACGGGCTGTTCCGCGTCTTCAACAACACCCGCTACACCCACATCGACCCGGCGCAGCGGCAGGACGAGCTGACCACCCTGGTCGAACCGGCCAAAGACGAGCCCTTCGTGCTGCACCCGGGCGAGTTCGTCCTCGGCTCCACTCTGGAGGTCTGCACCCTGCCCGACGACCTAGCCGGGCGGCTGGAGGGCAAGTCGTCGCTGGGCCGCCTGGGCCTGCTCACCCACTCGACGGCGGGTTTCATCGACCCCGGCTTCTCCGGCCACATCACCCTGGAGCTCTCCAACGTCGCGAACCTGCCGATCACGCTGTGGCCGGGCATGAAGATCGGCCAGCTGTGCCTGATCAAGCTGTCCAGCCCGGCCGAGCACCCGTACGGCAGCTCGTCGGTCGGCTCGAAGTACCAGGGCCAGCGCGGCCCGACGCCGTCGAAGGCGTACCTGAACTTCGCGAAGTGA
- a CDS encoding ABC transporter substrate-binding protein, which yields MRLRNGLRSGLAVLAGAALLAGCSANNGDYTHSTDKVEVLSWWSSESERPALDVLVDAFKKANPGVTVIDAAVVGGAGANAQVALSERLAANNPPDLWQSLAGSAVDSWAAANRIVDIDSVFASTKIGPTLNPTILQSVTRNGKQWAMPTGAHRGNNLWFNRQALAKAGVPTPGPGYTQQRLAQDLDKVAAAGVTPLCLGAADTFTLVELFENTLLGIVGASGWAKIADDRFNWDGPQVHEALDTFWKFRSQADPNAAQTTWSEAVRKLAKGECAYLSMNDSVYGELSADGAVDGEQFGYAPFPGTEHTYLAIVDTFVAARQARNGVNALKFLQTVADPATMLAFTKVKGSVPVRRDVDTAALSPYQRGASAALWNDSVLLSMAHGELMNTQFQQALYSAVKDFAKNKNKRAFINTVQLAGASAPVGGR from the coding sequence GTGAGGCTCCGCAACGGATTGCGCTCCGGCCTGGCCGTCCTCGCCGGGGCAGCGCTGCTCGCCGGCTGCTCCGCCAACAACGGCGACTACACCCACTCGACCGACAAGGTAGAAGTGCTGTCCTGGTGGTCGTCGGAATCGGAGCGCCCCGCGCTCGACGTGCTCGTCGACGCGTTCAAGAAGGCCAATCCGGGCGTGACCGTCATCGACGCGGCAGTCGTCGGCGGCGCCGGGGCCAACGCACAGGTGGCCCTCTCCGAACGACTCGCGGCGAACAACCCGCCCGACCTGTGGCAGAGCCTCGCCGGTTCGGCGGTCGACAGCTGGGCCGCGGCGAACCGCATCGTCGACATCGACTCCGTCTTCGCGTCGACCAAGATCGGTCCGACGCTGAATCCGACGATCCTTCAGTCGGTCACCCGGAACGGGAAGCAGTGGGCCATGCCCACCGGGGCACACCGCGGCAACAACCTGTGGTTCAACCGGCAGGCGTTGGCCAAAGCGGGCGTCCCGACCCCCGGCCCCGGCTACACCCAGCAGCGGCTCGCACAGGACCTGGACAAGGTCGCGGCGGCGGGCGTCACCCCGCTGTGCCTGGGCGCCGCTGACACGTTCACCCTCGTCGAACTCTTCGAGAACACACTGCTCGGGATCGTCGGGGCCAGCGGATGGGCCAAGATCGCCGACGACCGCTTCAACTGGGACGGCCCGCAGGTGCACGAAGCCCTGGACACCTTCTGGAAATTCCGATCGCAGGCCGATCCGAACGCCGCGCAGACCACCTGGAGCGAAGCGGTGCGCAAGCTCGCGAAGGGCGAGTGCGCCTACCTGTCGATGAACGACTCCGTCTACGGCGAGCTGAGCGCCGACGGGGCCGTCGACGGCGAGCAGTTCGGGTACGCACCCTTCCCCGGCACCGAGCACACCTACCTCGCGATCGTCGACACTTTCGTCGCCGCCCGGCAGGCCCGCAACGGCGTCAACGCGCTCAAGTTCCTGCAGACCGTCGCCGACCCGGCAACGATGCTGGCCTTCACCAAGGTCAAGGGCTCGGTCCCGGTCCGCCGCGACGTCGACACCGCCGCGCTCTCGCCGTATCAGCGTGGTGCGTCGGCAGCACTGTGGAACGACTCGGTTCTGCTTTCGATGGCCCACGGCGAGCTGATGAACACCCAGTTCCAGCAAGCCCTCTACAGCGCCGTGAAGGATTTCGCGAAGAACAAGAACAAGCGCGCGTTCATCAACACCGTTCAGCTCGCAGGCGCCAGCGCGCCAGTCGGCGGCCGATAG
- a CDS encoding TIGR04255 family protein: MTAGEFVQYARPPVRSTVLRVYFEPIQSFDIGLALSLNSEWGGDYPVLRQSTAKPRPSVPNLPDVDPPFAGGNWWAMSSIEQTDESLQKALAYQFDQIALSWTFDADKPEGQYPGFETLSAEFDDRLAQFSAVFDQTDSDFEVQGCECVYTNLLEGVRGASWVSGYVTGWNDSSTIRESQPGTAFIGFNTRNETTHDEGDTIAYVRLRDDLKSQEAELIIRVIATPQMDSQEGIQSANRASELMRLAHRELIRNFELCASPKMKEEWGKVKR, encoded by the coding sequence ATGACCGCGGGAGAGTTCGTGCAGTATGCCCGTCCCCCAGTGAGAAGTACGGTGCTAAGGGTCTACTTTGAGCCCATCCAGAGTTTTGACATCGGCCTCGCGCTCTCCTTGAACTCAGAGTGGGGTGGCGACTACCCAGTCCTGCGTCAGTCCACGGCTAAACCGCGACCATCGGTTCCCAATCTTCCTGATGTCGATCCTCCGTTCGCGGGAGGTAACTGGTGGGCGATGTCATCAATCGAACAAACAGACGAGTCCTTACAGAAGGCGCTCGCATACCAGTTCGACCAGATCGCACTGTCGTGGACTTTCGACGCCGACAAACCCGAGGGGCAATATCCAGGATTCGAAACATTATCTGCTGAGTTTGACGATAGGCTGGCTCAGTTCTCGGCTGTCTTCGATCAAACAGACTCTGACTTCGAAGTGCAGGGCTGTGAGTGCGTCTATACGAACCTTCTGGAAGGCGTTCGTGGGGCCAGCTGGGTAAGCGGGTACGTTACTGGTTGGAACGACTCATCTACAATTCGCGAATCTCAACCTGGGACAGCCTTTATCGGATTCAACACACGCAATGAAACAACCCATGATGAGGGTGACACGATCGCGTACGTTCGTCTACGCGACGACCTGAAATCCCAAGAGGCCGAATTGATCATTCGTGTGATCGCAACTCCGCAGATGGATAGCCAGGAGGGTATTCAGAGCGCTAACCGGGCTAGCGAGCTAATGAGGCTCGCACATCGTGAACTGATACGGAACTTTGAACTTTGCGCGAGCCCGAAGATGAAAGAAGAGTGGGGAAAGGTGAAGCGATGA
- a CDS encoding DUF1361 domain-containing protein, with translation MTTVSPDLPATRRRSSPLSLTDPRIVVLLGALAGTTVLTVVLGITDPRAPLSYPSRFLIWNLFLAWIPVVLALAFAVVRGRGWLIPLGLGWLVFLPNAPYLVTDLVHLREGYELWRHVLQYGFAAWTGIVLGVVSMRLVHRRVAAEAGAVVGWLVMAATVALCAVGVVIGRFQRWNSWDLVHRPDDVVAATLDWVRNPFSSVQSTGVGLAVGAFLALAYLTFWGYEAVAAPRRARSVRGGVGHSA, from the coding sequence ATGACGACCGTTTCGCCTGATCTGCCCGCGACACGGCGACGGAGTTCGCCGCTTTCACTCACCGACCCGCGGATCGTGGTGCTGCTCGGGGCGTTGGCGGGCACGACCGTGCTCACCGTCGTGCTCGGTATCACCGATCCACGGGCGCCGCTGTCCTATCCGAGTCGTTTCCTGATCTGGAACCTCTTCCTCGCCTGGATCCCGGTGGTCTTGGCCCTCGCCTTCGCCGTCGTCCGGGGCCGGGGGTGGCTGATCCCGCTGGGCTTGGGCTGGCTGGTGTTCCTGCCCAACGCGCCCTATCTGGTCACCGACCTGGTCCATCTGCGCGAGGGATACGAGCTGTGGCGCCACGTGCTGCAATACGGGTTCGCCGCCTGGACCGGGATCGTGCTCGGCGTCGTTTCGATGCGGCTGGTGCACCGCCGGGTCGCCGCCGAGGCGGGCGCCGTCGTCGGCTGGCTCGTCATGGCGGCGACGGTGGCGCTGTGCGCGGTCGGCGTCGTGATCGGCCGCTTCCAGCGATGGAACTCCTGGGATCTCGTACATCGCCCGGACGACGTCGTCGCGGCCACCCTCGACTGGGTTCGGAATCCGTTCTCGTCGGTCCAGTCGACCGGCGTCGGGCTCGCCGTGGGGGCCTTCCTCGCCCTCGCCTACCTTACTTTCTGGGGTTACGAGGCGGTAGCCGCACCGCGCCGCGCACGGAGTGTCCGCGGCGGAGTGGGGCATTCCGCCTGA
- a CDS encoding TetR/AcrR family transcriptional regulator → MARTEEPPTPKGQATRAHLVDVASRVFAERGYAATKFSELIAESGLTKGAFYFYFPSKAALAAEVVREQDRRWVARVRERVLTRATPREQLADLIPAMIELLAQDPGAWSVVRLVRELAEDPPTDAPVEKPMDGWLTLLTGIIVDGQQAGDFRDDIDAAVLATVLVGAFDGIKALVDAAAADDPEGEDRIARLRAPADALARLTLDGLEPR, encoded by the coding sequence ATGGCCAGAACCGAGGAACCGCCGACCCCGAAGGGGCAGGCCACTCGCGCGCACCTCGTCGACGTCGCATCACGCGTGTTCGCCGAGCGCGGCTACGCGGCGACCAAGTTCAGCGAGCTGATCGCGGAGTCGGGACTGACCAAGGGGGCCTTCTACTTCTACTTCCCGTCGAAGGCGGCGTTGGCCGCCGAGGTGGTGAGGGAGCAGGACCGGCGGTGGGTCGCGCGCGTGCGTGAGCGGGTGTTGACCCGCGCCACCCCGCGCGAACAACTGGCCGACCTGATCCCGGCGATGATCGAGTTGCTGGCGCAGGACCCGGGCGCGTGGAGCGTGGTCCGCCTGGTGCGCGAACTTGCCGAAGACCCGCCCACCGACGCTCCGGTCGAGAAGCCGATGGACGGCTGGCTCACCCTGCTGACCGGCATCATCGTCGACGGGCAACAAGCCGGCGACTTCCGCGACGACATCGACGCCGCCGTGCTGGCGACCGTGCTGGTCGGCGCCTTCGACGGGATCAAGGCCCTCGTCGACGCCGCAGCCGCCGACGATCCCGAAGGGGAGGACCGCATCGCGCGCCTGCGTGCGCCGGCCGACGCTCTGGCGCGTCTAACCCTCGACGGCCTCGAACCCAGATAA